One Solanum lycopersicum chromosome 4, SLM_r2.1 DNA window includes the following coding sequences:
- the KN1 gene encoding homeotic protein knotted-1, with product MENNNYNNHVSGENSGGQRGHFFYGGNQVLGGAAPIYGRGGDCYDPMIVKTEGGGSTSHHNHTFHYPSIIRNHHHDSTETSGGGAGAGEVIEALKAKIIAHPQCSNLLDAYMDCQKVGAPPEVAARLSAVRQEFEARQRASLTDRDVSKDPELDQFMEAYYDMLVKYREELTRPLQEAMEFMQKIEAQLNMLGNAPVRIFNSEDKCEGVGSSEEDQDNSGGETELPEIDPRAEDRELKNHLLRKYSGYLSSLKQELSKKKKKGKLPKDARQKLITWWELHYKWPYPSESEKVALAESTGLDQKQINNWFINQRKRHWKPSEDMQFMVMDGLHPQSAAALYMEGHYMGEGPFRLGQ from the exons ATGgagaataataattataataatcatgTGTCTGGAGAAAATTCAGGAGGTCAAAGAGGTCATTTCTTTTATGGAGGAAATCAAGTTCTTGGTGGTGCTGCCCCTATTTATGGTAGAGGTGGAGATTGTTATGATCCGATGATAGTAAAAACAGAAGGTGGAGGAAGTACTTCTCATCATAACCATACATTTCATTATCCATCGATTATTCGTAATCATCATCATGACAGTACGGAAACTTCTGGTGGTGGTGCTGGTGCTGGTGAAGTAATCGAAGCTTTAAAAGCCAAAATTATAGCTCATCCTCAATGTTCTAACCTTTTGGATGCTTACATGGACTGTCAAAAG gTGGGTGCACCGCCGGAAGTGGCGGCGAGGCTGTCGGCGGTACGGCAAGAGTTTGAGGCGAGGCAACGAGCTTCGTTGACCGACAGAGATGTTTCCAAGGACCCAGAACTTGATCAGTTCATG GAAGCATATTATGACATGCTAGTCAAGTATAGAGAAGAATTAACAAGGCCTCTTCAAGAGGCAATGGAGTTCATGCAAAAGATTGAAGCTCAGCTTAATATGCTTGGTAATGCTCCCGTTCGGATCTTCAATTCtg AGGACAAGTGTGAGGGTGTTGGATCATCAGAAGAGGATCAAGACAACAGTGGTGGAGAAACTGAACTTCCTGAAATAGATCCAAGAGCAGAAGATAGAGAACTTAAGAATCACTTGTTGAGAAAATATAGTGGCTATTTAAGTAGCCTCAAACAAGAActttcaaagaagaagaaaaaggggaAATTGCCCAAAGATGCTAGGCAGAAATTGATCACTTGGTGGGAGTTGCACTACAAGTGGCCATACCCTTCG GAGTCGGAGAAGGTTGCATTGGCAGAATCAACAGGATTGGATcagaaacaaataaataactGGTTCATTAACCAAAGGAAAAGACACTGGAAGCCTTCAGAAGACATGCAATTTATGGTGATGGATGGTCTTCATCCACAAAGTGCTGCTGCTCTTTATATGGAAGGTCACTACATGGGTGAAGGCCCTTTTCGTTTGGGTCagtaa